The Mercurialis annua linkage group LG2, ddMerAnnu1.2, whole genome shotgun sequence genome contains a region encoding:
- the LOC126669513 gene encoding VAN3-binding protein-like, whose amino-acid sequence MDKPITDPWRPDLLFFRPPETPREPMEFLSRSWSVSALEVSKAITPPLPPQTLLSKTSSGCVIQEDIAAELEELNIHNNSSNNHNGNIMNAAVSGNPFSFASSETSQMVMERIMSQSQEVSPRTSGRLSHSSGPLNGSLTDSPPVSPSEIDDVKYCRPNNGFNTQFRTPSATPGVSAGFTAGTGGGGKTVGRWLKDRREKKKEETRAQNAQLHAAISVAGVAAAVAAIAAATAVSSGNGKDEQMAKTDMAVASAATLVAAQCVEAAEAMGAEREHLAYVVSSAVNVRSPGDIMTLTAAAATALRGAATLKARALKEVWNIAAVIPVEKGLAAGGGNRSNGSSNGSFSGELVPEENFLGICSRELLARGCELLKRTRKGDLHWKIVSVYINNMNKVMLKMKSRHVAGTITKKKKNVVLEVIKDIPAWPGRHLLEGGEYRRYFGLRTVMRGVVEFECLNQRDYDLWTQGISRLLATAEEKCNRRRF is encoded by the exons ATGGACAAGCCCATAACCGATCCATGGCGGCCGGACCTCCTCTTTTTCCGGCCACCGGAGACTCCCCGTGAACCCATGGAGTTTCTTTCCCGTTCTTGGAGTGTATCAGCTTTAGAAGTATCCAAAGCAATTACTCCGCCGCTACCGCCACAAACGCTTCTCTCTAAAACTAGTTCTGGCTGTGTTATTCAAGAAGATATAGCTGCTGAACTTGAAGAGCTTAATATTCAtaataatagtagtaataatcATAACGGTAATATTATGAATGCTGCTGTTTCTGGGAACCCGTTTTCTTTTGCTTCTTCGGAAACTTCTCAAATGGTCATGGAACGGATCATGTCACAGTCG CAAGAAGTATCACCAAGAACTTCAGGGAGGCTTTCACATAGCAGTGGACCTCTGAACGGTTCTTTAACAGACAGTCCGCCTGTTTCTCCATCTGAGATCGACGATGTTAAG TATTGCCGTCCGAATAACGGATTTAATACCCAGTTCAGGACACCCTCTGCCACTCCAGGTGTTTCTGCCGGTTTCACGGCCGGCACAGGCGGCGGTGGTAAGACGGTTGGTAGGTGGTTGAAGGATAGGAGGGAGAAGAAAAAGGAAGAAACTAGGGCTCAAAATGCTCAGCTTCATGCTGCCATTTCGGTTGCTGGTGTAGCTGCAGCCGTGGCTGCTATTGCTGCAGCAACCGCTGTTTCGTCGGGGAATGGAAAAGATGAACAAATGGCAAAAACAGACATGGCTGTAGCCTCTGCAGCCACATTGGTCGCGGCTCAATGTGTCGAGGCTGCAGAGGCTATGGGAGCAGAGCGCGAGCATTTAGCATATGTTGTCAGCTCTGCTGTAAACGTTCGCTCTCCCGGTGATATCATGACATTAACAGCCGCTGCAGCAACAG CTTTACGCGGGGCTGCAACATTAAAGGCAAGGGCATTGAAGGAAGTATGGAACATAGCAGCAGTTATTCCGGTGGAGAAAGGATTAGCTGCAGGTGGCGGAAATCGTAGCAATGGTAGTTCTAATGGTAGTTTCAGTGGTGAACTTGTGCCTGAAGAAAATTTCTTAGGCATTTGCAGTAGGGAACTGCTAGCTAGAGGCTGCGAGCTTTTGAAACGCACTCGTAAAG GTGATCTTCACTGGAAAATAGTTTCTGTTTACATTAACAATATGAATAAG GTTATGTTGAAGATGAAGAGCAGACATGTAGCTGGGACcataacaaaaaagaaaaaga aTGTGGTGTTGGAGGTGATCAAAGATATTCCTGCCTGGCCGGGTCGCCACTTACTCGAAGGCGGCGAGTATCGGAGATATTTCGGATTGAGGACGGTAATGCGAGGAGTTGTCGAGTTCGAGTGCCTTAACCAGAGAGACTATGATCTATGGACACAAGGTATCTCAAGGCTTCTGGCTACAGCAGAAGAAAAATGCAATAGGCGTAGATTCTAA
- the LOC126666622 gene encoding chlorophyllase-2: MNTSPIIRYYKTGRCNNKSRGCKETKTSVYQLAMSSSCCAIATNVFQTGKYTTLIQKLESSSSSSSPPKQLLIGMPCEAGEFPVVILLHGFLLYNSFYSQLIQHLASHGFIVIAPQLYTVAGADTTDELKATAAITNWLSEGLCGILPPHLRPKLSKLGLAGHSRGGKAAFALALQKSGITTKLKFSAIIGIDPVDGMDKGKQTPPPVLSYVPHSFDLDMAAMVIGSGLGEVKRNPLFPPCAPKGVNHEDFFKECRKPAYHFVVKDYGHLDMLDDVTSGIRGKTSYCLCKNGKSREPMRRFVGGAMVAFFKAYLEGDSRDLMAIRKGQSGPVELQDAEIYI; the protein is encoded by the exons ATGAATACCAGCCCAATAATAAGGTATTATAAGACAGGAAGGTGCAATAATAAAAGCAGAGgatgtaaagaaacaaaaacaagtgtCTATCAGCTTGCCATGTCTTCCTCTTGTTGTGCAATTGCAACAAATGTTTTTCAGACAGGAAAATACACTACACTCATTCAAAAACTAgaatcttcatcatcatcatcatctcctCCAAAACAACTCTTAATTGGCATGCCATGTGAAGCTGGAGAATTCCCAGTTGTAATTTTACTCCATGGTTTTCTTCTCTATAACTCCTTCTactctcaactcattcaacaTCTTGCTTCTCATGGCTTCATTGTTATTGCTCCTCAG CTGTACACTGTTGCCGGAGCAGATACAACCGATGAGCTAAAAGCCACAGCTGCAATAACCAATTGGTTATCGGAAGGATTATGTGGCATTCTTCCCCCCCATCTCCGACCAAAACTAAGCAAGCTAGGCCTTGCCGGCCATAGTCGAGGAGGAAAGGCAGCATTTGCACTTGCTCTACAGAAATCAGGCATCACTACTAAACTAAAATTCTCAGCAATAATAGGTATAGACCCAGTCGACGGAATGGACAAAGGAAAACAAACACCTCCTCCGGTGCTTTCATACGTCCCTCATTCGTTCGATCTCGATATGGCAGCAATGGTTATCGGTTCGGGCTTAGGTGAAGTGAAAAGGAACCCTCTGTTCCCTCCGTGCGCGCCCAAGGGCGTTAATCATGAGGATTTCTTCAAGGAATGTAGGAAACCAGCTTATCATTTTGTGGTGAAAGATTATGGTCATCTTGATATGCTAGATGATGTTACTAGTGGAATCAGAGGGAAAACTAGTTATTGTTTGTGTAAGAATGGCAAATCTCGAGAGCCGATGAGAAGGTTCGTTGGAGGTGCAATGGTTGCGTTTTTTAAAGCTTATTTGGAAGGTGATAGTAGAGATTTAATGGCTATTAGGAAGGGGCAGAGTGGACCTGTTGAGCTTCAAGATGCTGAAATCTATATATGA